The following are encoded in a window of Pelecanus crispus isolate bPelCri1 chromosome 6, bPelCri1.pri, whole genome shotgun sequence genomic DNA:
- the STX3 gene encoding syntaxin-3 isoform X1, whose protein sequence is MKDRLEQLKAKQDVDDDTEELEIAVDNTAFMDEFFSEIEETRQNIDKISENVEEAKKLYSIILSAPIPEQKTKDDLEQLTAEIKKMANSVRNKLKSMERNIEQDEARSSADLRIRKSQHSVLSRKFVDVMTKYNEAQVDFRERSKGRIQRQLEITGKNTTDEELEEMLESGNPSIFTSGIMDSQISKQALSEIEGRHKDIVRLESSIKELHDMFVDIAMLVENQGAMIDRIENNMDQSVGFVERAVADTKKAVKYQSEARRKKIMIMVCCIILAIILASSIWSIFA, encoded by the exons ATGAAGGACCGGCTGGAGCAGCTCAAGGCG AAGCAAGACGTGGACGATGACACCGAGGAGCTGGAGATCGCCGTCGACAACACGGCGTTCATGGATGAGTTCTTCTCGGAG ATCGAGGAAACGCGGCAAAACATCGACAAGATTTCGGAGAACGTGGAGGAAGCCAAGAAGCTCTACAGCATCATCCTCTCGGCCCCCATCCCCGAGCAGA AGACCAAAGACGACCTGGAGCAGCTGACGGCGGAGATCAAGAAAATGGCCAACAGCGTCCGCAACAAGCTAAAGA GCATGGAGAGGAACATCGAGCAGGACGAGGCGCGATCCTCCGCTGACCTCCGGATACGCAAGTCCCAG cactcGGTCCTGTCCCGCAAGTTCGTTGACGTCATGACCAAGTACAACGAGGCGCAGGTCGACTTCCGGGAGCGCAGCAAGGGCCGGATCCAGCGCCAGCTCGAGATCA CCGGCAAGAACACGACGGacgaggagctggaggagatgcTGGAGAGCGGGAACCCCTCCATCTTCACCTCGGGG ATCATGGACTCGCAGATCTCGAAGCAGGCACTGAGCGAGATCGAGGGGCGGCACAAGGACATCGTGCGGCTGGAGAGCAGCATCAAGGAGCTCCACGACATGTTCGTCGACATCGCCATGCTGGTGGAGAACCAG GGAGCCATGATCGACCGCATAGAGAACAACATGGACCAGTCCGTCGGCTTCGTGGAGCGGGCCGTGGCTGACACCAAAAAGGCCGTGAAGTACCAAAGTGAGGCCAGGAGG AAGAAGATCATGATCATGGTCTGCTGCATCATCCTTGCCATCATCTTGGCTTCCAGCATTTGGAGCATTTTCGCCTGA
- the STX3 gene encoding syntaxin-3 isoform X2, which translates to MKDRLEQLKAKQDVDDDTEELEIAVDNTAFMDEFFSEIEETRQNIDKISENVEEAKKLYSIILSAPIPEQKTKDDLEQLTAEIKKMANSVRNKLKSMERNIEQDEARSSADLRIRKSQHSVLSRKFVDVMTKYNEAQVDFRERSKGRIQRQLEITGKNTTDEELEEMLESGNPSIFTSGIMDSQISKQALSEIEGRHKDIVRLESSIKELHDMFVDIAMLVENQGGLLDNVEQYVMHTAEHVEHANQQTKKALHYQGQARKKKIMIMVCCIILAIILASSIWSIFA; encoded by the exons ATGAAGGACCGGCTGGAGCAGCTCAAGGCG AAGCAAGACGTGGACGATGACACCGAGGAGCTGGAGATCGCCGTCGACAACACGGCGTTCATGGATGAGTTCTTCTCGGAG ATCGAGGAAACGCGGCAAAACATCGACAAGATTTCGGAGAACGTGGAGGAAGCCAAGAAGCTCTACAGCATCATCCTCTCGGCCCCCATCCCCGAGCAGA AGACCAAAGACGACCTGGAGCAGCTGACGGCGGAGATCAAGAAAATGGCCAACAGCGTCCGCAACAAGCTAAAGA GCATGGAGAGGAACATCGAGCAGGACGAGGCGCGATCCTCCGCTGACCTCCGGATACGCAAGTCCCAG cactcGGTCCTGTCCCGCAAGTTCGTTGACGTCATGACCAAGTACAACGAGGCGCAGGTCGACTTCCGGGAGCGCAGCAAGGGCCGGATCCAGCGCCAGCTCGAGATCA CCGGCAAGAACACGACGGacgaggagctggaggagatgcTGGAGAGCGGGAACCCCTCCATCTTCACCTCGGGG ATCATGGACTCGCAGATCTCGAAGCAGGCACTGAGCGAGATCGAGGGGCGGCACAAGGACATCGTGCGGCTGGAGAGCAGCATCAAGGAGCTCCACGACATGTTCGTCGACATCGCCATGCTGGTGGAGAACCAG GGTGGGCTGCTGGATAACGTGGAGCAGTACGTGATGCACACGGCCGAGCACGTGGAGCACGCGAACCAGCAGACCAAGAAGGCTCTCCACTACCAGGGCCAGGCGCGCAAG AAGAAGATCATGATCATGGTCTGCTGCATCATCCTTGCCATCATCTTGGCTTCCAGCATTTGGAGCATTTTCGCCTGA
- the PATL1 gene encoding protein PAT1 homolog 1, producing MFRYQSLEDCPLDEDEDAFQALGEEDEDIDQFNDDTFGAGAVDDDWQEAHERLAELEDKPVAAREQDGPGSEEADLLGEPEDTLAERLTRLVIDSELEDPAIMQAVQTRAPAQQPGGLNSSIWDSSAVLRRIRGPLLTQEMPSVSVLDYALPQRPPQGREEERDPSERALPRRSSSPVIGSPPVRAVPIGTPPKQAAVPNFNQQILCPKPVHIRATMQQRYPAPYGERMSPNQLCNVPNSSLLGHPFPHSVSPVLTHLQRAQLLGGTQVKPGRMSPSQFARVSGLVGSPLPSVNPKLLQGRVGQMMSPASGFRAFFGAPPAPPPSQPQHPPGPGSHLQSLRPQPQMFRPDTTHLHPQHRRLLHQRQQQNRNQHRSLNGSVGDRGGHRSSHQEQMRKDPYANLMLQREKDWVSKIQMMQLQSTDPYLDDYYYQNYFQKLEKLSAAEEVHGDGPKKERTKLITPQVAKLEHTYKPVQFEGSLGKLTVSSVNNPRKMIDAVVTSRSEDDETKEKQVRDKRRQTLVTIEKTYSLLLDVEDYERRYLLSLEDERLALMGERKQKICDMYDNLRGKAPGQERPSDDHFMQIMCIRKGKRLVARILPFLSPEQAADVLMATARNLPFLIKKDAQDEVLPCLLRPFSHVLYHLPLGTVTSLVQQLTNLPQSATAPAPTNLHLNAVLQNKFGLSLLYLVLSRGEELQSSDANTELMQDNQWTELMLMATRELLRIPQAALAKPVSIPSNLTSLFSRYVDQQKLNLLETKLHLVHGIR from the exons atgttCCGGTATCag TCCCTGGAGGACTGCCCGCTGGATGAGGATGAAGACGCCTTCCAGGCCCTGggggaggaagatgaagacATCGACCAGTTCAACGACGACACGTTCGGAGCCGGGGCTGTCG ACGACGACTGGCAGGAGGCACACGAGCGGCTGGCGGAGCTGGAGGACAAACCGGTGGCAGCCAGGGAGCAGGATGGGCCCGGCAGCGAGGAAGCGGATCTGCTGGGAGAGCCCGAGGACACGCTGGCCGAGCGACTGACCAGGCTGGTCATCGACAGCGAGCTGGAGGACCCTGCCATCATGCAGGCCGTGCAGACCCGGGCCCCCGCGCAG CAGCCTGGAGGGCTGAACTCCAGCATCTGGGACAGCTCAGCCGTCCTGCGGCGCATCCGGGGGCCGCTTCTCACTCAG GAGATGCCGTCAGTGTCCGTGCTGGACTACGCTCTGCCTCAGAGACCTCCGCAGGGTCGAGAGGAAGAGCGGGACCCCTCCGAGCGGGCGCTGCCCCGGCGTTCGTCGTCCCCTGTCATCGGGAGCCCCCCTGTCCGGGCTGTCCCCATCGGCACCCCTCCCAAGCAGGCTGCCGTGCCCAACTTCAACCAACAG ATCCTGTGTCCGAAGCCTGTCCACATCCGAGCTACCATGCAGCAGCGCTACCCCGCTCCCTACGGCGAGAGGATGTCCCCCAACCAGCTCTGCAATGTACCG aATTCCTCCCTTCTGGGCCACCCGTTCCCCCACAGCGTCTCTCCCGTCCTCACCCACCTGCAGCGAGCGCAGCTGCTTGGAGGAACCCAGGTGAAGC ctggCCGAATGTCCCCCAGCCAGTTTGCCCGGGTCTCTGGCCTGGTTGggagccccctcccctccgTCAATCCcaagctgctccagggcagaGTCGGGCAGATGATGTCTCCGGCCAGCGGGTTTCGTGCCTTCTTCGGGGCTCCCCCGGCTCCACCTCCCTCGCAGCCGCAGCACCCGCCGGGCCCCGGATCCCACCTGCAGAGCCTGAG GCCGCAACCCCAGATGTTCCGGCCGGACACAACCcacctgcacccccagcaccgcCGGCTCCTGcaccagcggcagcagcagAACCGAAA ccaGCACCGGAGCCTCAACGGCTCGGTGGGGGACCGAGGGGGCCACCGGAGCAGCCATCAGGAGCAGATGCGCAAAGACCCCTACGCCAACCTCATGCTGCAGCGGGAAAAGGACTGGGTGTCCAAGATCCAGATGATGCAGCTTCAGAGCACTGATCCCTACCTGGATGACTATTACTACCAG AATTACTTCCAGAAGCTGGAGAAGTTGTCAGCAGCGGAGGAAGTCCACGGTGATGGTCCCAAGAAGGAACGCACTAAACTCATCACACCTCAGGTGGCTAAGCTGGAGCACACCTATAAGCCAG TGCAGTTTGAGGGCTCGCTCGGGAAGCTCACGGTTTCCAGCGTGAACAACCCCCGGAAGATGATCGACGCGGTGGTAACCTCCCGCAGCGAGGATGAC GAGACGAAGGAGAAGCAGGTTCGGGACAAGAGGCGCCAGACCCTTGTCACGATCGAGAAG ACGTACAGCCTCCTCCTGGACGTGGAGGACTACGAGAGACGCTACCTCCTGAGCCTGGAAGACGAGCGGCTGGCCCTGATGGGCGAGAGGAAGCAGAAGATCTGTGATATGTATGACAATCTGCGGGGGAAGGCCCCCGGGCAGGAGAG GCCAAGCGACGACCACTTCATGCAGATCATGTGCATCCGGAAAGGGAAACGCCTCGTGGCCCGGATCCTCCCCTTCTTGTCACCCGAGCAAGCGGCCGACGTACTCATGGCGACGGCCAGGAACCTGCCCTTCCTCATCAAGAAGGATGCTCAGGACGAG gtgctgccctgcctgttGAGGCCCTTCTCGCACGTTCTCTACCACCTTCCCTTGGGGACAGTCACCAGCCTTGTGCAGCAGCTAACGAACCTACCTCAGAGCGCGACCGCGCCAGCGCCCACCAACCTGCACCTCAATGCTGTGCTCCAAAACAAG TTCGGCCTGTCCCTGCTGTACTTGGTCTTGAGCCGCGGGGAGGAACTGCAGAGCTCGGACGCGAACACGGAGCTAATGCAGGACAACCAGTG GACGGAGCTGATGCTCATGGCAACCCGGGAGCTCCTGCGGATCCCTCAGGCGGCCTTGGCCAAGCCAGTGTCCATCCCCTCGAACCTGACCTCCCTCTTCTCTCGCTACGTTGACCAGCAGAAGCTGAACCTGCTGGAGACGAAATTGCA CTTAGTGCACGGGATCCGGTAG
- the OSBP gene encoding LOW QUALITY PROTEIN: oxysterol-binding protein 1 (The sequence of the model RefSeq protein was modified relative to this genomic sequence to represent the inferred CDS: deleted 1 base in 1 codon) — MAELRSGAAGPGPAAAALPGPMALPAAPGAAPALPSPAAGGGAGPGPGAGAAAAAAAAGGGGSGAGGAGSGSAREGWLFKWTNYIKGYQRRWFVLSNGLLSYYRSKAEMRHTCRGTINLATANITVEDSCNFIISNGGAQTYHLKASSEVERQRWVTALELAKAKAVKMLEESDDSGDESVSQTDKTELQSTLRTLSSKVEDLSTCNDLIAKHGTALQRSLSELETLRLPAESTEKIKQVNERATLFRITSNAMINACRDFLMLAQTHSKKWQKSLQHERDQRIRLEETLEQLAKQHNHLERAFRGATVLPASASGAGGSVKDPCCPAKGDLSDEDDDNEFFDAPEIITVPESMGHKRTGSNISGTSSDISLDEQYKHQVEDTKKEKRTRIPYKPNYSLNLWSIMKNCIGKELSKIPMPVNFNEPLSMLQRLTEDLEYHELLDRAAKCESSLEQLCYVAAFTVSSYSTTVFRTSKPFNPLLGETFELDRLEENGYRSLCEQVSHHPPAAAHHADSKHGWTLRQEIKITSKFRGKYLSIMPLGTIHCVFHSSGNHYTWKKVTTTVHNIIVGKLWIDQSGEIEIVNHKTGDKCNLKFVPYSYFSRDVARKVTGEVTDPAGKVHFVLLGTWDEKMDCYKVTQGTGDNGAEGRQKAHEAEDSRVLLWKRNPLPKYAENMYYFSELALTLNAPENGTAPTDSRRRPDQRLMENGRWDEANAEKQRLEEKQRISRKRREAEAARATEDGTPYDPYKPLWFERKKDPVTQELAHVYKGGYWESKEKQDWTLCPDIF, encoded by the exons atggcGGAGCTGCGCTCGGGGGCCgcgggccccggcccggcggcggcggcgctgcccggccccatGGCGCTGCCCGCGGCGCCCGGTGCGGCCCCCGCCCTGCCCTCACCGGCGGCGGGCGGTGGGGCGGGCCCAGgcccgggggcgggcgcggcggcggcggcggcagcggcggggggcggcggttccggggcgggcggcgccgggtCCGGTTCGGCCCGTGAGGGCTGGCTCTTCAAGTGGACCAACTACATCAAGGGCTACCAGCGCCGCTGGTTCGTGCTCAGCAACGGCCTCCTCAGCTACTACCG GTCCAAGGCGGAGATGCGGCATACCTGCCGCGGCACCATCAACCTGGCCACGGCCAACATCACCGTGGAGGACTCCTGCAATTTCATCATCTCCAACGGCGGAGCCCAAACCTACCACCTGAAGGCCAGCTCGGAGGTGGAACGGCAACGCTGGGTCACCGCCCTGGAGCTGGCCAAGGCCAAAGCTGTCAAGATGCTGGAGGAGTCAG ATGACTCCGGTGACGAGTCGGTGTCACAGACGGACAAGACGGAGCTGCAGAGCACGCTGCGCACCTTATCCAGCAAGGTGGAGGATCTGAGCACCTGCAACGACCTGATCGCCAAGCACGGCACGGCCCTGCAGCGTTCCCTCAGCGAGCTGGAAACCCTCCGGCTGCCAGCCGAGAGCACCGAGAAGATCAAGCAGGTGAACGAGCGAGCCACCCTCTTCCGCATCACCTCCAACGCCATGATCAAC GCCTGCCGGGATTTTCTGATGCTGGCCCAGACCCACAGCAAGAAGTGGCAGAAATCGCTGCAGCATGAGCGGGACCAGCGTATCCGGCTGGAGGAGACGCTGGAGCAGCTGGCCAAGCAGCACAACCACCTGGAGAGGGCCTTTCGCGGCGCCACTGTCCTGCCCGCCAGCGCGTCCGGCGCCGGCGGCTCCGTCAAAG ATCCGTGCTGCCCTGCGAAAGGTGACCTGAGCGACGAGGACGATGACAACGAGTTCTTTGACGCCCCAGAGATCATCACCGTGCCAGAGAGCATGGGTCACAA gcgcACTGGCAGCAACATCAGCGGCACCAGCAGCGATATCAGCCTGGATGAGCAG TACAAGCACCAGGTAGAGGACAccaagaaggagaagagaacCCGCATCCCCTACAAACCCAACTACAGCCTCAACCTCTGGAGCATCATGAAAAACTGCATCGGGAAGGAGTTATCCAAGATCCCCATGCCG GTGAACTTCAACGAGCCCCTGTCCATGCTGCAACGCCTGACGGAGGACCTGGAGTACCACGAGCTGCTCGACCGGGCGGCCAAGTGCGAAAGCTCGCTGGAGCAGCTGTGTTACGTGGCCGCTTTCACTGTCTCGTCCTACTCCACCACCGTCTTCCGCACCAGCAAGCCCTTCAACCCTCTCCTAGGAGAAACCTTTGAGCTGGATCGCTTGGAGGAGAACGGTTACCGCTCCCTCTGCGAGCAG GTGAGCCATCACCCGCCAGCCGCTGCCCACCACGCCGACTCCAAGCACGGCTGGACGCTTCGCCAGGAAATCAAAATCACCAGCAAGTTCCGAGGCAAATACCTCtccatcatgcctctgg GTACCATCCACTGCGTCTTCCACTCTTCCGGCAACCACTACACGTGGAAAAAAGTCACCACCACCGTGCACAACATCATCGTGGGCAAGCTCTGGATAGACCAG TCGGGTGAAATCGAGATCGTCAATCACAAGACAGGCGACAAGTGCAACCTCAAATTCGTTCCTTACAGCTACTTCTCACGGGACGTGGCGAGGAAG GTCACCGGGGAGGTGACAGACCCCGCGGGGAAGGTGCATTTTGTCCTGCTGGGCACCTGGGATGAGAAGATGGACTGCTACAAGGTGACACAGGGCACTGGGGACAACGGAGCAGAGGGGCGGCAGAAGGCCCACGAGGCTGAGGACAGCCGGGTGCTGCTGTGGAAGAGGAACCCGCTCCC GAAATACGCGGAGAACATGTATTATTTTTCGGAGCTGGCGTTAACGCTCAACGCCCCGGAGAACGGCACGGCTCCTACGGATAGCCGCCGGCGCCCCGACCAGCGCTTGATGGAGAACGGTCGCTGGGACGAAGCCAACGCCGAAAAGCAGCGGCTGGAGGAGAAACAACGCATCTCCCGCAAGAGGCGCGAGGCCGAAGCTGCCAGAGCCACTGAGGACGGTA ccccctaCGACCCCTACAAGCCGCTGTGGTTCGAGCGCAAGAAGGAC CCCGTCACCCAGGAGCTGGCGCACGTCTACAAGGGCGGCTACTGGGAGAGCAAAGAGAAGCAGGACTGGACCTTGTGCCCGGACATTTTTTGA